The following proteins are encoded in a genomic region of Corylus avellana chromosome ca4, CavTom2PMs-1.0:
- the LOC132179315 gene encoding protein NRT1/ PTR FAMILY 5.2-like — MATEEEAFDDYTKDGTVDLRGNPVRRSKRGGWTACSFIVVYEVFERMAYYGISSNLILYLTKKLHQGTVSASNNVTNWVGTVWITPILGAYVADAHLGRYWTFVIASIIYISGMSVLTLAVSLHGLKPPSCSDDTNIENCKKASTLQLAVFFGALYTLAVGTGGTKPNISTIGADQFDDFHPKEKSHKLSFFNWWMFSIFFGTLFANTVLVWIQDNVGWTLGYALPTLGLAISISIFLAGTPFYRHKVPAGSPFTRMAKVIVAAIRKWRVHIPNDPKELYELDLEEYAKKGKFRIDSTPTLRFLTKASVKTGSTNPWMLCSVTQVEETKQMLRMIPILAAMFVPSTMLAQTNTLFVKQGTTLERSIGSFKIPPASLVGFITISMLISVVLYDRFLVKGMQRWTKNPRGITLLQRMGVGLVIHIIIMTIASLTERYRLSVAKEHGLVENGGQVPLTIFILLPQFLLMGTADAFLEVAKIEFFYDQAPESMKSLGTSYSMTTLGVGNFLSSFLLSTVSHITKEHAHRGWILDNLNASHLDYYYAFFAVLNVLNLVFFLIVIKFYVYKAEISDSIQVLTEELKGMTVQVSNHEESMART; from the exons ATGGCTACCGAAGAAGAAGCTTTCGATGATTACACTAAGGATGGGACGGTGGATCTGAGAGGGAATCCGGTCCGTAGATCCAAGCGCGGTGGATGGACTGCTTGCTCCTTTATTGTTG TGTACGAGGTTTTCGAACGCATGGCGTATTATGGAATATCTTCCAATCTGATTTTGTATTTAACAAAGAAGCTCCACCAGGGCACCGTCTCCGCTTCCAACAATGTCACCAATTGGGTTGGAACTGTTTGGATCACTCCGATCTTGGGTGCTTACGTCGCCGACGCTCATCTCGGCCGTTACTGGACGTTTGTCATTGCCAGCATTATTTATATCTCG GGAATGTCAGTATTAACGTTGGCCGTCTCACTCCATGGCTTAAAACCGCCTAGCTGCTCAGACGACACCAATATCGAGAACTGTAAGAAGGCTTCAACATTACAGCTAGCAGTGTTTTTTGGTGCACTCTATACCTTAGCCGTTGGAACAGGCGGAACCAAGCCGAACATCTCCACCATCGGTGCCGACCAATTCGATGATTTCCACCCCAAGGAGAAGTCTCACAAGTTGTCCTTCTTCAATTGGTGGATGTTCAGCATCTTCTTCGGGACACTCTTTGCCAACACAGTTCTTGTTTGGATACAAGACAATGTAGGATGGACTTTAGGATATGCTCTTCCCACTCTTGGACTAGCAATATCCATTTCCATCTTCTTGGCAGGCACACCCTTCTATAGACACAAGGTGCCCGCAGGCAGCCCCTTCACGAGGATGGCAAAGGTCATTGTGGCTGCTATAAGGAAATGGAGGGTGCATATCCCTAATGATCCCAAAGAGCTCTATGAGCTTGACTTGGAAGAGTATGCAAAGAAAGGAAAGTTCAGAATTGATTCCACACCCACcttgag GTTCCTTACGAAAGCATCTGTGAAAACTGGCTCGACAAATCCATGGATGCTTTGCTCAGTTACACAAGTAGAAGAGACAAAACAAATGTTACGAATGATCCCAATCTTGGCTGCCATGTTTGTACCGAGCACAATGCTCGCCCAGACCAATACTCTTTTTGTTAAGCAAGGCACCACTCTTGAAAGAAGCATCGGCAGCTTCAAAATCCCCCCGGCAAGTTTAGTAGGATTTATAACCATATCCATGCTTATCTCTGTGGTGCTCTACGATCGGTTTCTTGTCAAGGGCATGCAGAGGTGGACGAAAAACCCCAGAGGCATAACTCTACTTCAAAGAATGGGAGTTGGGCTTGTTATCCACATTATAATTATGACAATTGCATCCCTAACGGAGAGATATAGACTTAGTGTGGCCAAGGAACATGGGTTGGTTGAAAATGGAGGACAAGTTCCTTTAACCATATTTATTTTACTTCCGCAATTCTTGCTTATGGGCACGGCAGATGCATTTTTAGAGGTTGCGAAGATTGAGTTCTTCTATGACCAGGCGCCAGAAAGCATGAAGAGTCTTGGGACTTCCTATTCCATGACTACTCTAGGAGTTGGAAACTTTCTGAGTAGTTTCCTTCTTTCCACAGTTTCTCACATCACCAAGGAGCATGCTCACCGCGGATGGATTCTAGACAACCTCAATGCTTCTCATCTTGATTATTATTATGCATTTTTTGCTGTACTAAACGTCTTGAACTTGGTCTTCTTCTTGATTGTGATTAAGTTCTATGTGTATAAGGCTGAAATTTCGGATTCAATACAAGTGCTTACAGAAGAATTGAAGGGGATGACAGTACAGGTATCAAACCATGAGGAATCCATGGCCAGGACGTAG
- the LOC132178306 gene encoding protein NRT1/ PTR FAMILY 5.3-like: MAVEDQEALDEYTQDGTVDLKGNPARRSKRGGWTACSFIVVYEIFERMAYYGISSNLVVYLTKKLHQGTVTSANNVTNWLGTIWVTPILGAYVADAHLGRYWTFVIASIIYISVRLNLNSFSFYNGLYSWLYFPNRVSYPTEATDVHLGSRISGHGVTVSPAVSGVLPRTVRSDPSRPPMKNDGGIPTRVVCRLAGAPALGGRRMRNGGGA; this comes from the exons ATGGCTGTGGAAGATCAAGAAGCTCTTGATGAATACACGCAGGATGGGACAGTGGATCTAAAAGGCAACCCGGCCCGTAGATCCAAGCGTGGTGGATGGACTGCTTGCTCCTTTATTGTTG TCTACGAGATCTTTGAACGTATGGCGTATTATGGAATATCTTCCAATCTTGTTGTGTATCTAACAAAGAAGCTCCACCAGGGCACTGTCACCTCTGCCAACAACGTCACCAATTGGCTCGGAACTATCTGGGTCACTCCAATCTTGGGTGCTTATGTTGCTGATGCTCATCTCGGCCGTTACTGGACGTTCGTCATTGCCTCCATCATTTATATCTCCGTACGTCTCAATCTAAATA GCTTCTCATTTTATAATGGTTTATACTCGTGGCTATACTTTCCCAATCGAGTTTCGTACCCCACAGAGGCCACCGACGTGCACCTTGGTAGCCGAATCAGTGGCCATGGCGTCACAGTTTCCCCTGCCGTTAGCGGCGTTCTGCCGCGTACAGTGAGGAGCGATCCATCACGGCCGCCCATGAAGAATGACGGTGGCATCCCTACACGGGTTGTCTGCCGTCTGGCTGGAGCGCCGGCCCTTGGTGGCCGGCGCATGAGGAACGGCGGCGGCGCATGA
- the LOC132178850 gene encoding protein NRT1/ PTR FAMILY 5.2-like has translation MAVEDQEALDEYTQDGTVDLKGNPARRSKRGGWTACSFIVVYEIFERMAYYGISSNLVVYLTKKLHQGTVTSANNVTNWLGTIWVTPILGAYVADAHLGRYWTFVIASIIYISGMSLLTLAVSLPGLKPPSCSDTNIENCKKASTLQLAVFFGALYTLAVGTGGTKPNISTIGADQFDDFHPKEKSHKLSFFNWWMFSIFFGTLFANTVLVWIQDNVGWTLGYALPTLGLAISISIFLAGTPFYRHKVLAGSPFTRMAKVIVAAIRKWRVPIPNNPKELYELDLEEYAKKGKFRIDSTPTLRFLSKAAVKTGATNPWMLCSVTQVEETKQMLRMIPILVATFVPSTTGAQINTLFVKQGTTLDRGIGSFKIPPASFGAFVTISMLVSVVLYDRFFVKIMQRWTKNPRGITLLQRMGVGLFIHIIIMIIASLTESYRLSVAKKHGLVENGGQVPLTIFVLLPQFVLMGTADAFLEVAKIEFFYDQAPENMKSLGTSYSMTTLGVGNFLSSFLLSTVSHITKEHAHRGWILNNLNASHLDYYYAFFAILTFLNFIFFLIVIKFYVYKAEISDSIKVLTEELNGMSIKVSDQEDSRRLTDGKE, from the exons ATGGCTGTGGAAGATCAAGAAGCTCTTGATGAATACACGCAGGATGGGACAGTGGATCTAAAAGGCAACCCGGCCCGTAGATCCAAGCGTGGTGGATGGACTGCTTGCTCCTTTATTGTTG TCTACGAGATCTTTGAACGTATGGCGTATTATGGAATATCTTCCAATCTTGTTGTGTATCTAACAAAGAAGCTCCACCAGGGCACTGTCACCTCTGCCAACAACGTCACCAATTGGCTCGGAACTATCTGGGTCACTCCAATCTTGGGTGCTTATGTTGCTGATGCTCATCTCGGCCGTTACTGGACGTTCGTCATTGCCTCCATCATTTATATCTCC GGAATGTCACTTCTAACGTTGGCCGTCTCACTCCCTGGCTTAAAACCGCCTAGCTGTTCAGACACCAATATCGAAAACTGTAAGAAGGCTTCGACATTACAGCTAGCTGTGTTTTTTGGTGCACTCTATACCTTAGCTGTCGGAACAGGCGGAACCAAGCCGAACATCTCCACCATTGGTGCCGACCAATTTGACGATTTCCACCCCAAGGAGAAGTCTCACAAGTTGTCCTTCTTCAATTGGTGGATGTTCAGCATCTTCTTCGGGACACTCTTTGCCAACACAGTACTTGTTTGGATACAAGACAATGTAGGATGGACTTTAGGATATGCTCTTCCCACTCTTGGACTTGCAATATCCATTTCCATCTTCTTGGCAGGCACACCCTTCTATAGACACAAAGTGCTCGCAGGCAGCCCCTTCACGAGGATGGCAAAGGTCATTGTGGCTGCTATAAGGAAATGGAGGGTGCCTATCCCTAATAATCCCAAAGAGCTCTATGAGCTTGACTTGGAAGAGTACGCAAAGAAAGGAAAGTTCAGAATTGATTCCACACCCACCTTGAG GTTCCTCAGCAAAGCGGCTGTGAAAACTGGTGCAACTAATCCATGGATGCTTTGCTCAGTCACGCAAGTAGAAGAGACAAAACAAATGTTACGAATGATCCCAATCTTGGTTGCCACGTTCGTACCGAGCACAACGGGCGCCCAGATCAATACCCTTTTCGTTAAGCAAGGGACCACTCTTGATAGAGGCATTGGCAGCTTCAAAATCCCCCCAGCAAGTTTTGGTGCATTTGTAACCATATCCATGCTTGTCTCCGTTGTGCTCTACGATCGGTTTTTTGTCAAGATTATGCAAAGGTGGACTAAGAACCCTAGAGGCATCACTCTCCTCCAAAGAATGGGAGTAGGTCTTTTTATCCACATTATAATTATGATAATTGCATCCCTAACCGAGAGTTATAGACTTAGTGTGGCCAAGAAACATGGGTTGGTTGAAAATGGAGGACAAGTTCCTTTAACCATATTTGTTTTACTTCCACAATTCGTGCTTATGGGAACCGCTGATGCATTTTTAGAGGTAGCCAAGATTGAGTTCTTCTATGACCAGGCGCCAGAAAACATGAAAAGTCTTGGGACTTCCTATTCCATGACCACTCTAGGAGTTGGAAACTTTCTGAGTAGTTTCCTTCTTTCAACAGTTTCTCACATAACCAAGGAGCATGCTCACCGCGGATGGATTCTAAACAACCTCAATGCTTCCCATCTTGATTATTATTATGCATTTTTCGCCATACTAACCTTTTtgaacttcatcttcttcttgatTGTGATTAAGTTTTATGTGTATAAGGCTGAAATTTCGGATTCAATAAAAGTGCTTACAGAAGAATTGAATGGGATGAGTATCAAGGTATCTGACCAAGAGGACTCCAGAAGGCTGACTGATGGGAAAGAGTAA